A genomic segment from Spinacia oleracea cultivar Varoflay chromosome 3, BTI_SOV_V1, whole genome shotgun sequence encodes:
- the LOC110776854 gene encoding uncharacterized protein, which produces MPQVDLASVCAGATHDRKVACETLAVGGVGEDTLTAADEEENPPIPPPDYAPESFWLSKDAELDWFDRNAFLDRKDSGKGVNSTTSSNPVHITAGSQRYSGNLSKASLIALPKPQKQNYAEVKNRRHHCRPTSVRLFPKRADPVGKPVIALTEPGSPKVSCMGRVRSRKDRSRRGKNRKKVNEPGLGRNKSIKERNNKTGFWKNFRSIFRHKGNNNNKLGCIDIDADQQQEGNFVRRSSSSKKKRGFNPNDSVGSGEPSGLCEPPGLGAMKRFASGRKSDSWAGDVEIDGTKSEPLGRGGGGGGGPIWRRREVGPPIDVDIDRDWREVGPMSV; this is translated from the coding sequence ATGCCCCAAGTCGACCTTGCTTCAGTCTGCGCCGGCGCCACCCACGACCGGAAAGTCGCCTGTGAAACCCTCGCCGTCGGAGGCGTTGGTGAAGACACCCTGACCGCGGCGGACGAGGAAGAAAACCCACCGATCCCACCACCCGATTACGCGCCGGAATCATTCTGGCTCTCCAAAGACGCCGAGCTTGACTGGTTTGACCGGAACGCCTTTCTTGATCGGAAAGATTCCGGCAAAGGTGTGAATTCAACTACTAGCTCGAACCCGGTTCATATTACCGCCGGGTCACAGCGTTATTCGGGTAATTTGTCAAAAGCGTCGCTAATTGCGCTCCCCAAACCTCAGAAGCAGAATTACGCGGAAGTCAAGAATCGGAGGCATCATTGCCGGCCTACAAGTGTACGGCTATTTCCAAAACGGGCTGACCCGGTTGGTAAACCGGTTATAGCGTTGACCGAACCCGGTTCACCTAAGGTTTCATGTATGGGGCGGGTACGGTCTAGGAAAGATAGGAGTCGTAGAGGGAAGAACCGGAAGAAGGTAAACGAACCGGGTTTGGGTCGGAATAAGAGTATAAAGGAAAGGAATAATAAAACCGGGTTTTGGAAAAACTTCCGGTCAATTTTCCGGCATAAAggaaataataacaataaattGGGGTGTATTGATATTGATGCTGATCAACAACAAGAGGGGAATTTTGTGAGAAgaagttcaagttcaaagaaAAAACGTGGGTTTAACCCGAATGATAGTGTCGGGTCGGGTGAACCGTCCGGGTTATGTGAACCACCCGGTTTAGGAGCAATGAAAAGGTTTGCTTCTGGCCGGAAATCGGATTCTTGGGCCGGTGATGTCGAAATAGACGGTACGAAATCTGAGCCGTTGGGTCGTGGCGGAGGCGGTGGCGGCGGTCCTATTTGGAGGCGGAGAGAGGTGGGCCCGCCAATAGACGTAGATATTGATCGTGATTGGCGGGAAGTGGGCCCGATGTCCGTATGA